Proteins found in one Aneurinibacillus uraniidurans genomic segment:
- a CDS encoding DUF5132 domain-containing protein translates to MRINLERAVIGGAMLLAAPVLLPIVKTTVSVAGNMGARTAAAAWTGLCTTARIAKEEVEDIVAEAQFDRLKKRVDREIYE, encoded by the coding sequence ATGAGGATAAATCTTGAACGTGCTGTAATCGGTGGGGCCATGCTGCTAGCTGCTCCCGTTTTGCTCCCGATTGTGAAAACAACTGTAAGTGTTGCAGGAAACATGGGGGCCAGAACGGCAGCCGCTGCGTGGACTGGATTATGCACGACTGCCCGTATCGCCAAAGAAGAAGTAGAAGACATTGTGGCAGAAGCCCAGTTTGATCGGCTTAAGAAACGGGTAGATAGAGAAATTTACGAATAG